Part of the Labrenzia sp. PHM005 genome is shown below.
TCGCTATCCGGCGCGACGGCATGGCGGCAATCGTGATGCCCTACGACATCGTTGCCTGGACACAAACAACGGCAATGACGTTTTCAAGCCTGCAGGAAGGGCTCAACCAGCTCCCCTTTCCGCCAACCGGTGTTGACTTGCTGATCACCGGAGATCTCACCCAAATGGCCGCGGAGCGCCTGACTGCCTATGGATGGCAGATCACTGGCAACTTTCCGATGCCGGACGGCCCGGTGCATTAGGCTGTTTTGCGTTATTACTTAGCCTCCCCGGCCTTGAGCCGGGGAAATCGCAGATTTGGCGAACTGCGCTCAGACCAAGATTTCTGATCGGACTTTAAGGGTCATCCCCGCCCCCGAGCGGGGATCTACTCGCGATCCCACTTGCCGCAGGTTATGCGTATTTGCGCAAAAGCTCTGCAAACGAGTGGATCCCCGGTCTCTGCTTCGCGACGCCAGGGATGACTGTCGCGAGTATGGTTACAATCCATCTCTTTCGGCACTCGTATGTATCACGAACTCCATTCGCCTCTCGCGCCGCAGTCTTCAACCATGACGGCCAACAAAGTTGTTTCAAACACACTCCAGAACCGGTCCGGAAAGGCCGGTTTCCCAGCCCAAAATGGCGCGTTTGCGGGTGAGGCCCCAGTGATAACCGCCAAGCTTTCCGCCTTTGGCGAGCACCCGGTGGCAGGGCACCACAAAGGAAATCGGATTACGCCCGACCGCAGATCCGACCGCCCGGGAGGCCTTCGGACTTCCAAGGCAAGCGGCAATATCGGAATAGGTGGTCGCTTTGCCCATCGGGATCTTTAAAAGCGTTTGCCAGACCCGGATCTCAAAGTCGGTGCCAATCATAACGATGTTCAGCGGCTGATCTTCCTGCCATTTCTCCGGATCAAACACACGGCCCGCATATTTGGCTGTTTCTTCTTGGTCTTTATGAAACGCGGCTGCCGGCCAGCGTTCACACATATCAGCAAGTGCGGTGCCTTCTTCGCCCGGATCGGCAAATCCCAACCCTGCCAAGCCCTTGTCTGTTGCCATGATCAGGACCTGACCGAACGGGGAGGGATGAAATCCATAGGCAATCTTCAACCCGGCACCCCGGTTTCTATAATCGCCGGGCGTCATGGCTTCATGGGTTACAAACAGATCATGCAGCCTGGAGGACCCAGACAAACCGACTTCGTAAGAGGCATCAAGCACGCTGGCGGTATCGCGCAACAACGCCTTCGCATGATCCAACGTGATCGCCTGCAAGAATTGCTTGGGGGTGAGCCCAGCCCAGCGTGCAAAAACCCGCTGCAGCTGGATCGGTTGCAATCCAGCTTCCTTGGCCAGCAACTCCAGCGTCGGCTGGTCCCGCCAATCCTCGGTGATCCGCTTCAAGGTCTGCCGGACGACCGCATAATTTTCCGCTGCTTCCTCACCAACTGAAATCGGCTGCGGATCTGAAGTGAACTGGGAAAGATCGAGTGCTTTGGTCATTGAAGAACCGTCTGTTTCTAAATCTGGTGCCACTATACTCTGCGCTAAACGCGGCAGCGACCCGATTTGCGAGGCAGATTACCCCAGCACATCCTTAAAAAGGTCTGCAGAGACGGCTGGTCCTTTCCGGGTGCTCAACAGTATGTTTGTTTCCGACCCTGAAATACCGTCTATCAACCGGATGCGGTGAAGGGCATCGTCAAAGGCCGCCAAGTCCCGCGTCGCAATTTCCAGGATCAAGTCCCACTTGCCGTTGGTGGAGTGGATCGCCCTGACTTCCGTCATGGCGCCCAGCGCCCTGGACACCGGATCGGTGTTCTGACCATCCACCTCGACCAGCGTAATCGCGCGGATCGGCAGGTCGCGCCAATCATCACGCAAAACCGCCGTGAACCCCAAGATCTCTCCATTGTCGGTGAGCTTCTCCATTCGGGACCGAACCGTTGCCCGCGAGACTTTGAGATCGCTTGCCAAATCGGACACGGACCGGCGGCCATCATGGCGTAAGAGCGAGATGAGACGGGTATCAAGATCATCCATTTTATCAATCCGGGAAACATGACTTATCAAATTGATAATTCTGACCGCACTTTTGATCAAGTGACTGGATTTACTCCGCCGCGTCAAATTCGCACAGTCCCCGCAATAAAACCTGGCGCAAAGGCACGCGGATCGTGGAGCAAAAGAATATCGTACTGGTCGGAGCACCGATTGAGGAAGGCGCAGGCCGGCGCGGCTGCGTGATGGGCCCTGACGCCTACCGAACCGCCGGCCTTGCCGATACGCTGGAAGCGCTCGGCCACTTGGTGACTGACGCAGGCAATCTCTGGCCTGAGAATGCCGAGGACGCCACACCGCCGAACGGTACAGTCAAAAACTTTGAAGCCTATGCCGGCTGGACCCGAGCGCTTTATAGGAAAGCCGCGGATCTGGGTTCTGGCGACAGTTTTCCGATCTATATGGGCGGCGATCATGCGATGGCTGCCGGTACCGTTGCCGGACACGCCAAATCGGCCGCCGAAAACGGTCGGCCTCTATTTGTACTCTGGCTCGATGCCCATTCTGATTTTCATACCCTCGACAGCACTGGAAGCGGAAATTTGCACGGCACGCCTCTCGCATTTGCCTGCGGATTGCCCGGGTTTGATGCACTTTTAGGGGCACCTTTACAGTATCCGGTGGCGCCAGAGCGGGTGGAAATCATGGGGGTGCGCTCCATCGATGACGCGGAGCGGGAGTTTCTTTTGAAACACGGCGCCGGTGTCTCGGACATGCGCCAGATCGATGAAGACGGGATCGGCGCCCTTCTTGAACCGTTTCTGGAGCGTGTGCGCACCGTCAATGGCCTTTTGCATGTCAGCCTGGACGTCGATTTCCTGGATCCTGACATCGCACCCGCTGTCGGCACTACCGTGCCGGGAGGCGCAACCTTCCGCGAAGCCCATCTTGTCATGGAAATGCTGCATGACAGCGGCCTCGTGACGTCGCTCGACCTGGTTGAGCTCAACCCGTTTTTGGATGAACGCGGCAAGACCGCTCGCCTGATGGTGGATCTCGCCGGCAGCCTCTTTGGCCGCCGCGTCTTCGACCGTCCGACACGTAGCTATTAAAGGGAATACCATGGCTGAGATCCGTCACAACCCGAACCCGTCCGACTTGGCATTTGTGCCCTTTGTCAGTGTCGACCACATGATGGCCAATGTCCGCGCTATCGGTCCGGAAACCTTCATGCGCGGCATCGCGGATTACATCGAACAGGATTTCCGCCGCTGGGAGAGTTTCGACAAGAAGCCGCGCATTCCGGCGCATGCACCGCAGGGTGTGATCGAGTTGATGCCGGCCAGTGATGATGAGTATTTCGGTTTTAAATATGTGAATGGGCATCCGGCTAACACCCGCACCGGTATGCAGACCGTCACCGGGTTTGGCGTCTTGTCTGAAATGTCGACCGGATATCCTGTTCTGTTTACAGAAATGACTATTCTGACTGCCCTGCGGACAGCAGCGAATTCGGCGTTGGCGGCCAAATACTTGGCACCGAAGGGATCAAAGACCATGGCCATCATCGGCAATGGCGCCCAATCTGATTTCCAGTGCCTGGCGTTCAAAGACATGCTCGGCATTACCGAAATCCGCGCCTATGACATCGAACCGGCTGCAAGCCTACGCCTTGCACGCAACCTGGCAAACTCCGGTTTGAACGTCACCATCTGCAAAACACCGGAAGACGCCATTGAAGGTGCAGAGATCATCACAACAGTGACTGCCGATAAACGGTACGCCACGATCCTGACCGACAACATGGTCGGCGCTGGCGTCCACATCAACGCGATCGGCGGCGATTGTCCGGGCAAGACGGAACTTCACAAAGATATTTTGCTGCGGTCGGATATCTTTGTCGAATTGACCGAACAGACCCGCGAAGAGGGTGAACTTCAGCAGCTCGATCCGGATCATCCAGTCACCGAGCTCTGGCAAGTCTATGCCGGCAAGGCCGAAGGCCGGACATCGGACAATCAGATCACGCTATTCGACAGCGTTGGTTTTGCGATCGAAGATTTCGCGGCCCTGCGCTATGTGCATGATCTTTTGCCGAGCATGGGCCATTACGAAAAACTCGATCTGCTGGCCGACCCGGATGATCCGCGCGATCTCTTTGGTATGGTGCTGCGGTCTGGCGCGACCAACGGTGATCAAGCCGCTGCTGGCTAAATCGAAAAAATTCTGCCACCGCATCTGCGGTGGCTTTTTTGTGATCTAAAGGCCCAGGGATTTAACGGCACCTCAACCAAAGTGAAAACTCAATTCAACTGGGGACCGCCTTTGCCGTCATAAACGCCGTTCGCCAGATCTTTCTGCATGGCATCGAAGCGGCCGCTTTCTTTCAGCTTCTTAAATCCTGCATTGAATTTTTCGATAAAATACTCTGCCTTGTCGCATTGTTTCGATACGATTAGGTGCAGGGTAGATTTTTCGAATTCCTTGGGATGGTACGTAATTGAGCCGGCTTCGTCTGGCGACAACGAAGCCCGAATTTGCGCCAGTCCGACAGTCAAATCATTTGGAAAGACATCTATTCGGTTCGCGGCCAATTTCCTGAAATTCGTTTCATCGTCCGCTACCCATTCAACATTGAGCTCATAGTTCTCAATACGGCTCATGAAATCGGTGCCGTAATCGTATTCCAGTGTTGTCCCAACCACGAGACCATAGAGATCGTCGAAGGTTTGCCATTTGAACGGCCTATCCTTGCGATGGAAAAACACAAAAGAGGTTTCACTGACCGCGTCTCCCAGAAGAAAACTCTCCAGCGTTTCTTGTGCAGGCCACCACGTTGCTGACGCATGCCAACTCTGACAGGTTTTGGCGATTTGATATGAGCGTTTCCAGGGAAAGAAGCCCCACTCAACATCAATTCCTTCCATTCTGAAGGCTTCGGCAACAATGTGCGAGTTCACCCCGAACTGATAACTGTGTTCCGACATAAACGGCTGCCACTCGCCGTTGGTTATCCGGATCGTTTCGGCGGAAAGTGGGGAACGCTGTACCTCCGCCGCACTTAGCAGCAACAGAGCGAAAACAACTCCCACCGTCCGCCGTACACAGCCTGTAACGTATCTAAGACTGGAATTGTCAAATGCCTTCATTTTCTGTCGGCCATACATATAGAACTCCAGCCTCTTCAGCGGGAAACTACGTAAGTAGCGCTTCCTGTGAATAGGACAACTTGCATTCGTACATACCAATGACTGCGATACTTAATTTCTTTAGTTCGTCCAGATGGACTCCTGACGGTCATATTTGCCGTTGGCCAAGTCTTTCATAATTTGATCAAAGCGCCCGCTTTCTTTTAGTTTTGCTAAGCCGGAATTGAACTTATCGACAAAGTGATCCGCGTTTTCGCATTTCTTTGAAACAATTAGGTGCAGCGTGCTGGCTTCGAATTCTTTTGGGTGATGCGTGATTTTTGCAGCATCTGCCGGGTCAAGTGCAGCCCTGATCTGCGCATAGCCGACCGTCGGATCATTTGGGAAAACGTCTATCCGACCAGCGGCCAGCTTTTTGTAACTGGTTTCATCTTCTGCAGCGGAATCTGCTTTTACCCTTTTGTCGTCCAAAAGGGCCGTAAGGTCGGCTCCGTAATCATAACCAAGCGTGACGCCAACCTTAAGCCCGGCAAGATCGTTAAAGTCGGCCCAGTCAAACTGCTTGCCTTTTTGATAAAAAAGGACAAAGGACGTTTCACTGATGGCATCTCCGAGATGGAAACTCTCCTTGGTTTCTTCTGTAGGCCACCAGGTCGCGGAAGCGTGCCAATCGTTGCAGGACTTGGTTGATTCAAAGGCCCGTTTCCAAGGAAAGAAGCCCCATTCAACAGTGATACCTTCTGCCTTAAAAGCCTCCGAGATGACGTGAGAGTTTGCCCCATATTGGAAACTGTATTCGGACATGAATGGCTGCCATTCGCCGTTCGTTATCCGAATTGTGTCCGCTGCGTCCGCCGAGCCGGTAAACGATGCAAGAAGACCCCCAGCAGCAATCGAAACCGCCAGTTTTGACGAAATGGTTTTGATCAACGTGCGTTGCGGAGCCGTTTTGACATAGTTCATTATTACTTCTCCCTGCTTTCCTTGAATTTGTAACCGCGTCCCGCACAGGCACTATTTGGCCATGCCAGCCGGAAGGGTGTCCGGCGGGCTGATGCTTGCGGAAAGGATAAATTCTTGGAAACAAATGGTTACGCCATGAAGCTGAAGATTCAGCCCTACGTGACGCTACGTAATCATTATCTACAGGGATATGTAAAATACGTTAAACCAATCGTAGACTCAGAGGCACTAAATCGAATTTTCGATTTCCTGAACTACGGCTTCCGCAGCTGCTTTCGGGTCATCGGCCTGCGTAATTGGACGGCCAATGACCAGATAATCACTGCCGGCCTTGATCGCATCAGCAGGCGTCATCACCCTGCGCTGATCACCGGCGGCGCTGCCGGCCGGACGGATTCCCGGTGTGACGATAACCAATTCATCACCAAGGATCTTGCGCATGTTTTTCGATTCCGTTGGTGCGCAGACAATGCCGCCCATGCCCGCAAGCTTGGCATCCTTTGCTCTGTCTTCGACGACACTTGCAATCGGACCTTTGTAGCCCGCGGCAACCAGATCGGCCTCATCCATGGAGGTCAGGACGGTCACTCCGAGGATGCAGAGATCCGGATTGCCTTCTTCCGCCAAGCCCTTCAAAGCTGCACGCATGGTTTTTGGATAGGCGTGGACCGTCATGAAGGTCATGCCCATCTTGGCTACGTTGCGCACCGCTTTGGTAATGGTGTTGTCGATGTCGTGTAGTTTGACGTCCAGAAAAATTTTATGGCCGCTTTCGGCAAGCTCGCGTGCGAACTCCAGCCCGCCTGCAAATTGAAGCTCCATACCGATCTTGTAAACACCGACTGTGCCTTCGGTTTTCTTGACCAAATCTTCCGCTTCGCAGACGGTTGGAACATCCACCGGCAACATCAGACGGTCGAGGGCAGATTTCGGGGCAAAGCGGCTGGTCGGCATGTCTATCTCCTGGCTACGGAATTGCCCGTTCCTATCACCAAGTCCCAGGCGGAACTACCGAATAAACGGAACGCCCCCGTGAGCTGTCTTCACGGATAGGCTGCTCGATATCCGATCAAAAGCTGGTCAGTCAAAGGAATATCGCGGCGTCGAAGCTTGGCTATTTTCTTAAAAGGTTCAGCCTGCTACAACAGCGCCGCCGGACAGCTTTGACGGCTCAAGAGGAGACTGCCTTTCATGCGCACAGCGAGCGTATCGCGCGATACCAAGGAAACCAAAATTTCGGTCGATATCAATCTGGACGGAACGGGCGCTTATGACGTTCAAACCGGTGTCGGATTTTTCGATCATATGCTGGAGCAACTTGCGCGACATTCGCTGATTGATATCAAAGTGCGCGCAGATGGGGACACGCATATCGATTTCCACCATACGGTGGAAGATACCGGTATTGCTCTTGGCCAGGCCTTGTCTCAGGCGCTGGGAGACATGGCCGGAATTACCCGTTATGCCGACACGCACCTTGCCATGGACGAAGCTCTGACCCGCTGCGCTCTCGATGTGTCTGGACGGGCGTTTCTGGTCTGGGACGTGACCTTTGACCGGGACAAGGTCGGCGACTTCGATACCGAGCTGTTTCAGGAGTTTTTCCAGGCGTTCGCCATGAATGCCGGGATTACCCTTCATATCGCCAATCTTTATGGGTCCAATTGCCACCATATTGCCGAAACCTGCTTCAAGGCCGTTGCCCGGTCCCTGCGCAAAGCGGTCGAGATCGACCCGCGTCAGGCTGACCGCGTGCCGACGACCAAAGGCCAACTGGGCGGCTAACGCCCGTATTCCAAGGAACGGACCGGCCCATGACCAGCTATGTTGTGATGGCTCCGCCCGAATTTGAAACCCTGGGCGGCGATCCGGAAATCACCGGTGACCTGCAATTCGTGCCGGACAGGTTTTCGGCGCTTGCCTTCCTGTTCTCAATTCCCTGGATGCTGGTCCATCGTATGTGGCTGGTGTTGCTTGGTTATCTTACCATCACACTGGTTATTGAAGCCACGGCCCTGTCGCTGGGCGGACCAGCTGCCGGCATAGCAGCCCTTGCTATTGCTTTTCTATTTGGCTTTGAAGCCCAGACGCTGCGCTGCTGGTCTTTGCAGCGCAAGGGCTGGCACATGCTGGGCGTTGCAGAAGGTGTGGCCAAAGAAGAGGCCGAACTCCGCTTTTTCCGCAATCGTGCGGACTTTGAACAAAATCCCATCAAGAGTGACCGGCAGAGCTCCCGGCCCGCCGCTGAACCGATTGTCCCAAGGATCGGCAGCGAGCAGGTCGTCGGCCTGACCCTTGGTCCGGAGACCCGTCAATGACAATTGCGATCATCGATTACGGCTCGGGCAATCTGCGCTCGGCCGAAAAGGCATTCGAGCGCGCGGCCCGCGCTCATGCCCATGTTCCTGATGTGATCGTCACCGCAGATCCCGAGCGCGTTTTGAAAGCCGACCGGATTGTCCTGCCCGGCGTCGGCGCCTTTGCCGACTGCAAGCGCGGCCTTTGGGCCGTTGACGGCATGCCCGAAGCCCTGGAAGAGGTGGTTCACAAACAGGGCAAACCGTTTTTTGGCATCTGTGTCGGCATGCAGCTGATGGCCAGCCGCGGCCTGGAATTTGAAACCATCGACGGTTTCGATTGGGTCAGCGGTGATGTCACCGAAATGAAGCCGA
Proteins encoded:
- a CDS encoding bifunctional helix-turn-helix domain-containing protein/methylated-DNA--[protein]-cysteine S-methyltransferase, whose product is MTKALDLSQFTSDPQPISVGEEAAENYAVVRQTLKRITEDWRDQPTLELLAKEAGLQPIQLQRVFARWAGLTPKQFLQAITLDHAKALLRDTASVLDASYEVGLSGSSRLHDLFVTHEAMTPGDYRNRGAGLKIAYGFHPSPFGQVLIMATDKGLAGLGFADPGEEGTALADMCERWPAAAFHKDQEETAKYAGRVFDPEKWQEDQPLNIVMIGTDFEIRVWQTLLKIPMGKATTYSDIAACLGSPKASRAVGSAVGRNPISFVVPCHRVLAKGGKLGGYHWGLTRKRAILGWETGLSGPVLECV
- a CDS encoding Lrp/AsnC family transcriptional regulator, with translation MDDLDTRLISLLRHDGRRSVSDLASDLKVSRATVRSRMEKLTDNGEILGFTAVLRDDWRDLPIRAITLVEVDGQNTDPVSRALGAMTEVRAIHSTNGKWDLILEIATRDLAAFDDALHRIRLIDGISGSETNILLSTRKGPAVSADLFKDVLG
- the rocF gene encoding arginase; translated protein: MEQKNIVLVGAPIEEGAGRRGCVMGPDAYRTAGLADTLEALGHLVTDAGNLWPENAEDATPPNGTVKNFEAYAGWTRALYRKAADLGSGDSFPIYMGGDHAMAAGTVAGHAKSAAENGRPLFVLWLDAHSDFHTLDSTGSGNLHGTPLAFACGLPGFDALLGAPLQYPVAPERVEIMGVRSIDDAEREFLLKHGAGVSDMRQIDEDGIGALLEPFLERVRTVNGLLHVSLDVDFLDPDIAPAVGTTVPGGATFREAHLVMEMLHDSGLVTSLDLVELNPFLDERGKTARLMVDLAGSLFGRRVFDRPTRSY
- a CDS encoding ornithine cyclodeaminase, coding for MAEIRHNPNPSDLAFVPFVSVDHMMANVRAIGPETFMRGIADYIEQDFRRWESFDKKPRIPAHAPQGVIELMPASDDEYFGFKYVNGHPANTRTGMQTVTGFGVLSEMSTGYPVLFTEMTILTALRTAANSALAAKYLAPKGSKTMAIIGNGAQSDFQCLAFKDMLGITEIRAYDIEPAASLRLARNLANSGLNVTICKTPEDAIEGAEIITTVTADKRYATILTDNMVGAGVHINAIGGDCPGKTELHKDILLRSDIFVELTEQTREEGELQQLDPDHPVTELWQVYAGKAEGRTSDNQITLFDSVGFAIEDFAALRYVHDLLPSMGHYEKLDLLADPDDPRDLFGMVLRSGATNGDQAAAG
- a CDS encoding ABC transporter substrate-binding protein → MVCTNASCPIHRKRYLRSFPLKRLEFYMYGRQKMKAFDNSSLRYVTGCVRRTVGVVFALLLLSAAEVQRSPLSAETIRITNGEWQPFMSEHSYQFGVNSHIVAEAFRMEGIDVEWGFFPWKRSYQIAKTCQSWHASATWWPAQETLESFLLGDAVSETSFVFFHRKDRPFKWQTFDDLYGLVVGTTLEYDYGTDFMSRIENYELNVEWVADDETNFRKLAANRIDVFPNDLTVGLAQIRASLSPDEAGSITYHPKEFEKSTLHLIVSKQCDKAEYFIEKFNAGFKKLKESGRFDAMQKDLANGVYDGKGGPQLN
- a CDS encoding ABC transporter substrate-binding protein codes for the protein MNYVKTAPQRTLIKTISSKLAVSIAAGGLLASFTGSADAADTIRITNGEWQPFMSEYSFQYGANSHVISEAFKAEGITVEWGFFPWKRAFESTKSCNDWHASATWWPTEETKESFHLGDAISETSFVLFYQKGKQFDWADFNDLAGLKVGVTLGYDYGADLTALLDDKRVKADSAAEDETSYKKLAAGRIDVFPNDPTVGYAQIRAALDPADAAKITHHPKEFEASTLHLIVSKKCENADHFVDKFNSGLAKLKESGRFDQIMKDLANGKYDRQESIWTN
- the pyrF gene encoding orotidine-5'-phosphate decarboxylase, which encodes MPTSRFAPKSALDRLMLPVDVPTVCEAEDLVKKTEGTVGVYKIGMELQFAGGLEFARELAESGHKIFLDVKLHDIDNTITKAVRNVAKMGMTFMTVHAYPKTMRAALKGLAEEGNPDLCILGVTVLTSMDEADLVAAGYKGPIASVVEDRAKDAKLAGMGGIVCAPTESKNMRKILGDELVIVTPGIRPAGSAAGDQRRVMTPADAIKAGSDYLVIGRPITQADDPKAAAEAVVQEIENSI
- the hisB gene encoding imidazoleglycerol-phosphate dehydratase HisB, producing MRTASVSRDTKETKISVDINLDGTGAYDVQTGVGFFDHMLEQLARHSLIDIKVRADGDTHIDFHHTVEDTGIALGQALSQALGDMAGITRYADTHLAMDEALTRCALDVSGRAFLVWDVTFDRDKVGDFDTELFQEFFQAFAMNAGITLHIANLYGSNCHHIAETCFKAVARSLRKAVEIDPRQADRVPTTKGQLGG
- a CDS encoding DUF2628 domain-containing protein, with the translated sequence MTSYVVMAPPEFETLGGDPEITGDLQFVPDRFSALAFLFSIPWMLVHRMWLVLLGYLTITLVIEATALSLGGPAAGIAALAIAFLFGFEAQTLRCWSLQRKGWHMLGVAEGVAKEEAELRFFRNRADFEQNPIKSDRQSSRPAAEPIVPRIGSEQVVGLTLGPETRQ
- the hisH gene encoding imidazole glycerol phosphate synthase subunit HisH, with product MTIAIIDYGSGNLRSAEKAFERAARAHAHVPDVIVTADPERVLKADRIVLPGVGAFADCKRGLWAVDGMPEALEEVVHKQGKPFFGICVGMQLMASRGLEFETIDGFDWVSGDVTEMKPTDPTLKIPHMGWNTIDVRPESHAVFKGIETGPNGLHAYFVHSYHFSCANDADRLATFDYAGTFTAMVAKDNMIGTQFHPEKSQRLGLELIGNFLDWTP